A genome region from Alistipes dispar includes the following:
- a CDS encoding HAD family hydrolase: MDFRFTIALIYDFDGTLSPGNMQEYDFIPAVGKSNREFWTEANTLAERQDADMVLTYMARMIQEAKSKGLSLRREAFQESGRRVTLYKGVREWFARINAYGARRGIRILHYINSSGLKEIIEGTEIAHEFRKIYACSFLYDVDGIAYWPAVAVNYTNKTQFIFKINKGVESVFDSKLVNRYIPENERPVPFRRMIYVGDGTTDIPCMRLVKNFGGHSIAVYNPDQKGARREMASLIHDNRVSHVCPADYSDGAEMDVLVKTIIDKIDLDDRLEQLEAVK; encoded by the coding sequence ATGGATTTCAGATTCACCATAGCCCTCATCTACGATTTCGACGGCACGCTCTCGCCGGGCAACATGCAGGAGTACGACTTCATCCCCGCCGTGGGCAAGAGCAACAGGGAGTTCTGGACCGAGGCCAACACGCTGGCCGAGAGGCAGGACGCCGACATGGTGCTGACCTACATGGCACGCATGATCCAGGAGGCCAAGTCGAAGGGGCTGTCGCTGCGCCGCGAGGCGTTCCAGGAATCGGGCCGCCGCGTGACGCTCTACAAGGGCGTCAGGGAGTGGTTCGCGCGGATCAACGCCTACGGCGCACGGCGCGGCATCCGCATCCTGCACTACATCAACTCCTCGGGGCTGAAGGAGATCATCGAGGGGACGGAGATCGCGCACGAATTCCGCAAGATCTACGCCTGCTCGTTCCTCTACGACGTGGACGGCATCGCCTACTGGCCCGCCGTGGCGGTCAATTACACCAACAAGACGCAGTTCATCTTCAAGATCAACAAGGGCGTGGAATCGGTCTTCGACTCGAAGCTGGTGAACCGCTACATTCCCGAAAACGAACGCCCCGTGCCGTTCCGGCGCATGATTTACGTCGGCGACGGAACCACGGACATCCCCTGCATGCGGCTGGTGAAGAACTTCGGGGGCCATTCGATCGCGGTCTATAACCCCGACCAGAAGGGGGCGCGGCGCGAGATGGCCTCGCTCATCCACGACAACCGCGTGAGCCACGTCTGCCCGGCCGACTACTCCGACGGCGCGGAGATGGACGTGCTGGT
- a CDS encoding nitroreductase family protein has translation MEFKELMAARRSVRRFSDRAVPREVVDRILAEALTAPSSRNSRSTRFLVVDRHDLIARMAGMRDYGSAFMEGAPLAVVVLGDTAASDLWRVNAAISATVLQLACVDEGLASCWVHVDGRPRRKDDPEGERAADYLRTFLPVPEGCEPLCAVALGYSDFRPAPLPAADDEARIIRL, from the coding sequence ATGGAGTTCAAAGAGTTGATGGCCGCACGCCGCAGCGTCCGCAGGTTCTCGGACCGCGCCGTGCCCCGCGAGGTCGTGGACCGCATCCTCGCCGAAGCCCTCACGGCCCCCTCGTCCCGCAATTCGCGTTCGACGCGTTTTCTGGTGGTGGACCGCCACGACCTGATAGCCCGCATGGCCGGGATGCGCGATTACGGATCGGCCTTCATGGAGGGGGCGCCGCTGGCGGTCGTCGTGCTGGGCGACACCGCGGCGAGCGACCTGTGGCGGGTGAACGCCGCGATTTCGGCCACGGTGCTGCAACTGGCCTGCGTGGACGAGGGGCTCGCCTCGTGCTGGGTCCATGTGGACGGCCGTCCCCGCCGCAAGGACGATCCCGAGGGGGAGCGGGCCGCGGACTACCTGCGGACGTTCCTGCCGGTTCCCGAAGGGTGCGAGCCGCTCTGCGCCGTCGCGCTGGGTTATTCGGATTTCCGGCCCGCGCCGCTACCTGCCGCGGACGACGAGGCGCGGATTATCCGGCTGTGA
- a CDS encoding BF3164 family lipoprotein, producing MLIVQGSGGGFLFHVFDKRSGEPLCGFVRNGRGPGEAVSLLNAHLGEDGVFTCYDYRARNVLTIHADSMLARGVAAVATERYEMPDCCRAIVPLDGKRLYMNRTVVKNEHTETISRLELKDAGNRVVSRYDTYPAVDREILLRIYGLPPFAVSPDGRRLAVGTLTGGILETFSLERGIEPLATRYLVEPHVNTGEAFAFDEREVNCFVDLFATRDRIYAPYDGELRVKEFFETPVERRPLQFHRIAVFDWDGHALERITTDWNIRAMCVGADGTIYAALYDNLSRVFLGRIVPSEGEEALRR from the coding sequence GTGCTGATCGTGCAGGGGTCGGGAGGGGGCTTCCTGTTTCATGTCTTCGACAAACGCAGCGGAGAGCCGTTGTGCGGGTTCGTGCGGAACGGAAGAGGTCCGGGGGAGGCCGTGTCGCTCCTCAATGCGCATCTCGGAGAAGACGGGGTTTTCACGTGCTATGATTACCGGGCGCGGAACGTACTGACGATCCATGCGGACTCGATGCTTGCACGGGGTGTCGCGGCGGTCGCCACGGAGCGTTATGAAATGCCCGATTGTTGCCGGGCGATCGTTCCGCTGGACGGGAAACGGCTTTATATGAACCGTACAGTCGTGAAGAACGAACATACGGAGACGATCTCCCGCCTCGAATTGAAGGATGCCGGGAATCGGGTCGTTTCCCGTTACGATACGTATCCGGCCGTGGACAGGGAGATTCTGCTGCGGATTTACGGGCTTCCGCCTTTCGCCGTCTCTCCGGACGGTCGCCGGCTGGCCGTGGGGACGCTGACGGGAGGCATTTTGGAGACTTTTTCCCTGGAGCGGGGAATTGAGCCGCTGGCGACCCGTTATCTGGTCGAACCGCACGTGAATACGGGGGAGGCATTCGCTTTCGATGAGCGGGAGGTGAATTGTTTCGTCGATCTTTTTGCCACGCGGGACCGGATTTACGCTCCTTACGACGGGGAGCTTCGGGTGAAGGAGTTTTTCGAAACCCCGGTGGAACGGCGGCCGTTGCAATTCCACCGGATCGCCGTGTTCGACTGGGACGGGCATGCGCTGGAGCGGATCACGACCGACTGGAACATCCGGGCGATGTGCGTGGGCGCGGACGGGACGATCTACGCCGCACTGTACGACAACCTCTCGCGCGTCTTCCTGGGCCGGATCGTTCCTTCGGAGGGAGAAGAGGCCCTTCGGAGATGA
- the recJ gene encoding single-stranded-DNA-specific exonuclease RecJ → MPTEKRWVVKPQGDPATAAMLAAALRISPVLANLLVQRGIDTVEKADKFFKPNLADLHDPFLMKDMDKAVERVERAVRDHEKIMVYGDYDVDGCTAVALVYKFLRQIGHKNLMFYIPDRYTEGYGISVKGIDLAARKGVGLIIALDCGIKATEKVVYAKTKGVDFIICDHHLPAEEIPRAVAVLDPKRVDCSYPFDELSGCGVGFKLVQAYAQRNGIPFEQILDLLDLLVVSIASDIVPLVGENRILAHFGLKNLNREPSKGLLSIIKICGLDKHNITIDDIVFKIGPRINAAGRMRMDENDENASPSGGHAAVELLIEGNESVAEEFGNVIDSYNQDRKSIDRSVTQEAHDYIERNPAMKQLKSTVIYNPRWMKGIVGIVASRLIETYYRPTVVLTMSNGFVTGSARSVPGFDLYQAVESCSDLLENFGGHMYAAGLTMRPENVEEFTRRFNAYVEENIDPQMLMPQVDIDSELLFSDVTPAFRRDLNRFQPFGPGNVSPVFVTYGVSNHGDAKLVGMEREHLRMDLIQRQKPNTRLQAIAFQQPTHYEWVRSGRPIDVCYQIVENHYRGTVTTQLRVKDIKPVLNR, encoded by the coding sequence ATGCCTACAGAAAAACGCTGGGTAGTGAAGCCTCAGGGCGACCCCGCGACGGCAGCCATGCTCGCTGCCGCGCTGCGGATTTCGCCCGTGCTGGCCAATCTACTCGTACAGAGAGGCATAGACACCGTAGAAAAGGCGGACAAGTTCTTTAAACCCAACCTCGCGGACCTCCACGATCCGTTCCTGATGAAGGACATGGACAAGGCGGTCGAGCGGGTCGAGCGCGCCGTGCGCGACCACGAGAAGATCATGGTTTACGGCGACTACGACGTGGACGGCTGCACGGCCGTCGCGCTGGTTTACAAGTTCCTGCGCCAGATCGGGCACAAAAACCTGATGTTCTACATTCCCGACCGCTATACCGAAGGTTACGGCATTTCGGTCAAAGGGATCGACCTCGCGGCCCGCAAGGGCGTGGGGCTCATCATCGCCCTGGACTGCGGCATTAAAGCCACGGAAAAGGTTGTCTATGCGAAGACGAAGGGCGTGGATTTCATCATCTGCGACCACCACCTCCCGGCCGAGGAGATTCCCCGCGCCGTAGCCGTTCTGGACCCCAAGCGGGTCGATTGCTCCTACCCGTTCGACGAACTGTCGGGCTGCGGCGTGGGCTTCAAGCTCGTGCAGGCCTATGCGCAGCGCAACGGCATCCCCTTCGAGCAGATCCTGGACCTGCTGGACCTGCTCGTCGTGTCGATCGCCTCGGACATCGTGCCGCTCGTGGGCGAGAACCGCATCCTGGCCCACTTCGGGCTGAAGAACCTCAACCGCGAACCGTCGAAGGGGCTGCTGTCGATCATCAAGATCTGCGGACTGGACAAGCACAACATCACCATCGACGACATCGTATTCAAGATCGGCCCGCGGATCAACGCCGCCGGACGGATGCGGATGGACGAGAACGACGAGAACGCCTCGCCATCGGGCGGACATGCGGCCGTCGAGCTGCTCATCGAGGGCAACGAAAGCGTCGCCGAGGAGTTCGGCAACGTCATCGACTCCTACAACCAGGACCGCAAGTCGATCGACCGCTCCGTGACGCAGGAGGCGCACGACTACATCGAGCGCAACCCCGCGATGAAACAGCTCAAGAGCACGGTGATCTACAACCCGCGCTGGATGAAGGGCATCGTGGGTATCGTCGCCTCGCGCCTGATCGAGACCTACTACCGCCCGACGGTGGTGCTGACGATGAGCAACGGATTCGTGACGGGCTCGGCCCGCTCGGTTCCGGGCTTCGACCTCTACCAGGCCGTCGAGTCGTGCTCGGACCTCCTGGAGAACTTCGGCGGACACATGTACGCCGCGGGACTGACGATGCGGCCCGAAAACGTCGAAGAGTTCACGCGGCGCTTCAACGCCTACGTCGAGGAGAACATCGACCCGCAGATGCTCATGCCGCAGGTGGACATCGACAGCGAGCTGCTCTTCTCGGACGTCACGCCGGCCTTCCGCCGCGATCTGAACCGCTTCCAGCCCTTCGGGCCGGGCAACGTGTCGCCCGTGTTCGTGACCTACGGCGTGAGCAACCACGGCGACGCCAAACTGGTGGGCATGGAGCGCGAACACCTGCGCATGGACCTCATCCAGCGGCAGAAGCCCAACACGCGGCTGCAAGCCATCGCCTTCCAGCAGCCCACCCACTACGAGTGGGTCCGCTCGGGGCGTCCGATCGACGTCTGCTACCAGATCGTCGAGAACCACTACCGCGGCACGGTCACCACGCAGTTGCGCGTGAAGGACATCAAGCCGGTGCTGAACCGGTAA
- the lipB gene encoding lipoyl(octanoyl) transferase LipB — MKVSFRDLGQMDYKACWDLQQTLFDSLTARKRPAADTVRNATGTESSAADAARETDGAAIPAEDAGTILLVEHPPVYTLGKSGRAENLLIPKAALEAMGAKFFHIDRGGDITFHGPGQLVCYPILDLERLGIGLREYIASLEEAVIRTTARYGIAAGRIAGASGVWIGEGATPDGEGRPRKICAIGVRSSRYVTMHGFALNVSTDLRWFSRINPCGFTDRGVASIASETGREVPMNEVKTRVLTHLSEILNVEIYK, encoded by the coding sequence ATGAAAGTCTCCTTCCGGGACCTCGGACAGATGGATTACAAAGCCTGCTGGGATTTACAGCAGACCCTGTTCGACAGCCTCACGGCCCGCAAGCGGCCCGCGGCCGATACCGTCCGGAACGCGACCGGAACAGAGTCTTCCGCGGCCGATGCCGCCCGGGAAACGGACGGAGCGGCGATCCCGGCGGAGGATGCCGGCACGATCCTTCTGGTGGAGCATCCGCCGGTCTATACGCTCGGCAAGAGCGGCCGTGCGGAGAACCTGCTCATCCCGAAGGCGGCGCTCGAAGCGATGGGCGCGAAGTTCTTTCACATCGACCGCGGCGGCGACATCACCTTCCACGGCCCGGGGCAGCTGGTCTGCTACCCGATTCTCGACCTCGAACGGCTCGGGATCGGCCTGAGGGAATACATCGCCTCGCTGGAGGAGGCCGTGATCCGCACGACGGCCCGCTACGGCATCGCCGCGGGCCGCATCGCAGGCGCTTCGGGCGTCTGGATCGGCGAGGGGGCCACACCGGACGGAGAGGGACGCCCGCGCAAGATATGCGCAATAGGAGTGCGTTCGTCGCGTTATGTCACCATGCACGGGTTCGCGCTGAACGTCTCGACCGACCTGAGGTGGTTCTCGCGCATCAACCCCTGCGGATTCACGGACCGCGGCGTGGCGTCGATCGCCTCGGAAACGGGACGCGAGGTCCCCATGAACGAAGTCAAAACACGGGTTTTGACCCATTTAAGCGAGATATTAAATGTTGAAATATATAAATAA
- the lipA gene encoding lipoyl synthase, which yields MPKFYDRADALKKPGWLKIRLHRTPEWAEVRHIVEKHRLHTICSSGMCPNQAECWSRRTATFMILGDICTRGCRFCATRTGRPLAPDAGEPARVAESVALMKLRYVVVTSVTRDDLPDGGASHWAATVEAIRSQNPDAVIELLIPDLDARPELLDAVAASKPDIIGHNIETVERLTPVVRSRAKYRTSLETLRHLSEEGVVTKSGLMVGLGENDDEVLQTLRDLREAGVRIVTLGQYLRPTLEHYPVAAYITPEKFEWYRLRALEMGFSYCASAPLVRSSYMAEEALRSVKGLQR from the coding sequence ATGCCGAAGTTTTATGACAGGGCGGACGCACTGAAAAAACCCGGATGGCTGAAGATCCGGCTCCACCGTACCCCGGAATGGGCCGAGGTGCGGCATATCGTCGAGAAGCACAGGCTGCACACGATCTGTAGCAGCGGCATGTGCCCCAACCAGGCGGAATGCTGGAGCCGGAGGACCGCGACCTTCATGATTCTGGGCGACATCTGCACGCGGGGCTGCCGCTTCTGCGCCACCCGAACGGGACGTCCCCTCGCCCCCGACGCCGGAGAGCCCGCCCGCGTGGCCGAAAGCGTCGCACTGATGAAACTCCGGTATGTCGTCGTAACATCCGTGACGCGCGACGACCTCCCGGACGGCGGCGCCAGCCATTGGGCCGCCACGGTGGAGGCCATCCGCTCGCAGAATCCCGACGCCGTAATTGAGCTCCTTATTCCCGATCTCGACGCCCGCCCCGAACTTTTGGACGCGGTCGCGGCGTCGAAGCCCGACATCATCGGGCACAACATCGAAACCGTCGAGCGACTGACCCCCGTGGTGCGCTCCAGGGCGAAGTACCGCACCAGTCTGGAGACGCTGCGCCACCTCTCGGAAGAGGGTGTCGTGACGAAAAGCGGACTGATGGTCGGACTCGGCGAGAACGATGACGAAGTTTTGCAAACACTGCGCGACCTGCGCGAAGCGGGCGTGCGTATTGTAACACTCGGTCAGTACCTTCGGCCCACTCTGGAGCACTACCCCGTAGCGGCGTACATCACTCCCGAAAAATTCGAATGGTACAGACTCCGAGCGCTGGAGATGGGCTTCAGCTATTGTGCGAGCGCGCCGCTGGTGCGGTCGTCGTACATGGCCGAAGAGGCTCTCCGGAGCGTGAAAGGGTTGCAGCGATGA
- a CDS encoding AraC family transcriptional regulator — protein MKNSMTSSAQQPMIVKYLESLHNGIQSQILSRYAIGYILRGTKYIYDGDKRQTLSRGDVFYLGIGHHYIENVPEGGQPYEEVLFYYTPGDLQRILMHLNITYGLNISNEHSCENCRNRTHVAMPAWNSLRNFFINANNYLRDEECRHDETGESIKMTELIYLIASHEDCCIKSKLLSNIDAAKENFEQIIYDHIFKDISIEELAKLTNRSLTSFKKEFRRHFQMPPHKWYIRQRLMHSRLLLISTSKSVSEIGNECTFPNTSHFIKLFKKEYQMTPATYRHRHLSTPDSEPKPVMRQVQENEAIREAL, from the coding sequence ATGAAGAATTCAATGACTTCATCGGCACAACAGCCGATGATCGTGAAGTATTTAGAATCGCTTCACAACGGAATCCAATCCCAGATCCTCTCGCGTTACGCAATCGGTTACATCCTCCGCGGCACCAAATACATCTACGACGGGGATAAACGTCAGACACTTTCGCGCGGCGACGTCTTCTATCTGGGCATCGGCCACCACTATATCGAAAACGTGCCCGAAGGAGGACAACCCTACGAAGAGGTGCTCTTTTACTACACGCCCGGGGACCTGCAACGCATCCTCATGCACCTGAACATCACCTACGGGCTGAACATTTCGAACGAGCATTCGTGCGAAAACTGCCGCAACCGCACGCACGTCGCCATGCCCGCATGGAACTCGCTGCGCAACTTTTTCATCAATGCGAACAACTATCTGCGCGACGAGGAGTGCCGCCACGACGAGACCGGCGAGAGCATCAAGATGACCGAACTGATCTATCTGATCGCCTCGCACGAGGATTGCTGCATCAAGAGCAAACTGCTGAGCAACATCGACGCGGCGAAGGAGAACTTCGAACAGATCATCTACGACCACATCTTCAAGGACATCTCGATCGAGGAGCTGGCCAAACTCACCAACCGGTCGCTGACCTCGTTCAAGAAGGAGTTCCGCCGCCACTTCCAGATGCCTCCCCACAAGTGGTACATCCGCCAGCGGCTGATGCACTCGCGTCTGCTGCTGATCTCGACGTCGAAATCCGTCTCGGAGATCGGCAACGAGTGCACCTTCCCCAATACGTCGCATTTCATCAAGCTCTTCAAGAAGGAGTACCAGATGACACCCGCCACGTACCGCCACCGCCACCTCTCGACGCCGGACAGCGAACCGAAGCCGGTCATGCGACAGGTGCAGGAGAACGAGGCGATCCGCGAGGCGCTTTAA
- a CDS encoding ribonuclease HII → MLENQFQYELTEAGCDEAGRGCLAGPVFAAAVILPPDFHDPQLNDSKQMTERNRDRLRAVIEREAVAWAVEAVSAARIDEINILNASFEGMSLAVARLDPAPAFLAIDGNRFRTRLGIPFRCIVKGDGKYADIAAASVLAKTHRDEYMYRLAEEFPQYGWARNKGYPTRQHRLAIREFGLTPHHRLTFNHEIDQLEFGF, encoded by the coding sequence ATGTTGGAGAATCAATTTCAGTACGAGCTGACGGAGGCGGGATGCGACGAGGCCGGGCGAGGTTGTCTGGCTGGACCCGTGTTCGCCGCTGCGGTGATTCTGCCGCCCGATTTCCACGATCCGCAGCTCAACGATTCGAAACAGATGACCGAGCGGAACCGGGACCGGTTGCGGGCCGTCATCGAACGGGAGGCGGTCGCCTGGGCGGTCGAGGCCGTATCGGCCGCACGCATCGACGAGATCAATATTCTGAACGCTTCGTTCGAGGGAATGTCGCTGGCCGTGGCGCGGCTCGATCCTGCGCCGGCGTTTCTGGCCATCGACGGCAACCGGTTCCGCACACGGCTCGGAATTCCTTTCCGCTGCATCGTGAAGGGCGACGGCAAATACGCCGACATCGCGGCGGCTTCGGTGCTCGCCAAGACGCACCGCGACGAATATATGTACCGGCTTGCCGAGGAGTTTCCCCAATACGGCTGGGCGCGGAACAAAGGGTATCCCACCCGGCAGCACCGGCTGGCGATCCGCGAGTTCGGGCTTACGCCGCACCATCGCCTGACCTTCAACCACGAAATCGACCAACTGGAGTTCGGTTTCTGA